From Armatimonadota bacterium:
CCAGCGCAACACTCCCACTCAGGCCAGCGCTAACAGCAGCGATACTAACGAGGGCATTTAGTTTCACCGGCGTGAGACGAGTAATAGTCGTTCTGTCTCCGAGTTGCCCGGCGCCGTTGTACCCCCATGCCCAGACTGCGCCATCCTCTCCAAGTGCCAAACTATGGTACAAGCCGGCGGCCACGGCGACGATGTTAGTTAGCCCGGTCGCTTGAACCGGGGCTTTGCGGTCCGTGGTCGTGCCATCCCCTAGACCGCCGTTCAAGTTCTGCCCCCAGCTCCAGACAGTGCCGTCATCCTTGACCGCGATGCTATGGTACCACCCCGCACACATCGCTACCGCGCCTGTCACGCCGGGGACGCGAACGGGAGTGGCGCGATCCATCGTTGTGCCGTCGCCCAACGCCCCGTAATAGTTATTGCCCCACGCCCAGACGCTCCCATCCTCCGTAAGTGCCAGGCTGTGGGCCCTGCCCGCGCTCACGAAGACAATGCCGGCAAGGCTGGGCAATTTCATCGGTATAGCCGTCTGGGCGGTTGACGTGCCGACACCCAACTCACCGTTATAGTTGGATCCCCATGCCCAAACGGTGCCATCCTGTTTCACTGCAAGGGTGTGGTGAGATCCGGCGGAGATCTGCCTGGCGTTTGTGAGAACAGACTGCGCGGGAGACCAGGCAGGCGAGATCGGTCCACCCGCCTGGCCATATTGGTTGCTGCCCCACGCAGCCACCTGCTGGGATCCAAGGCAGGCGGAAGGGAGCGTAAGGCACCAACCGAGGAAAGCGAGCACGTAGCAGCGAACCATCATGGTGACCTTTCTGGAATCAAGTACTTAGCGCTGATGTCGAATTCGCGCGGCCAGTCTTCATTCGTTACATCAGCGTTGTTTCGCGGCAGGCAACCATCACAATTGTACTCTAACTATCCCCGTCTTGTCGAAATGAGGAAATGGGGAAACAAACCACTCCGGTTCGTTTCCCCATTTCCTCATTGCCTCAATGCCCTGCGCGGTTTACTCACCCTTTTTGGGGCGGAAGCGGAAGCCTACGGGGCCTTCCGGAGCGTCCGGACTCGGAGTGCGCGGTCCACGATCGCCGCCGGGGCGGCCACCGCGATCACCACCACGTCCGCCGCGATCACCGCCGCGTCCGCCGCGGTCGCCGCCGCTGCGCTCGCGTCGCGCTTCGGGCTCGCCGCCGCCACCGGCCGCTTTCGCCTTCTCGCCGGCCTCCTCGAAGCCGGCCATTCCCTTGCGGGTCAGGTTCACGCGTCCCTGGCTGTCGACTTCCTTCACCTTCACCTCAATCACGTCGCCCATTTTTACAACGTCTTCAACGTTGTTCACGCGGACCGGCGCGAGTTCGGAGATGTGGACAAGGCCGTCCTTGCCGGGCAGGATCTCCACGAAGGCGCCGATGGGCATAATCCGCACCACCGTCCCCATGTAGGTTTCGCCGGCTTCGATCGTCTTGGTCAGGCCTTCCACGGCTTTGCGAGCGGCTTCGCCACCCTCGCCGTCAACGCAACTGATGTAGACGGTACCGTCCTGCTCGATGTCGATCTTCGCGCCGGTATCGGCCTGGATCTTCTTGATGACCTTGCCGCCCGGTCCGATGACGGAACCGATCTGCTCCGGGTTGATCTGCATCTTAAAGATGCGGGGGGCGTGCATGCTGAGCTCGGTCTTGGGGACCGAGATCGCCGCGTCCATCACATCCAGTATCTGTAGACGGGCGACCTTCGCCTGATTGATCGCATCGCGGAAAACCTGCTCCGGGATGCCGCCAAGCTTGGTGTCCATCTGGATGGCTGTGATGCCGTTGCGGGTGCCGGCGACTTTGAAGTCCATGTCGCCGCCGAAGTCTTCCATGCCCTGGATGTCCGTGAGCACGGCGAACTTCTCGCCGTCACTCATCAGGCCCATCGCGATTCCGGCCACGTGGGCCTTAATCGGCACGCCTGCGTCCATCAACGCCAGCGACGTTCCGCATGTGGAAGCCATCGAGGAGGAGCCGTTGGACTCCAGCACGTCGGACACCACGCGAAGAACGTAGGGGAAATCCTCAAACTTCGGGAGAACGGCTTTCAGCCCGCGCTCGGCGAGCGCTCCGTGCCCCACTTCGCGACGGCCTGTGCCGCGCAGCGGACGGGCTTCGCCAACGCTGTACGGGGGGAAGTTGTAATGGTGGGTCCAACGCTTCGTCTGGTCGCCCATCAACTGGTCCAGCATCTGCTCGTCGCCGAGGCTTCCCAGTGTGGCCACGGAGAGGACCTGCGTCTGGCCGCGGCTGAACAGCGCGCTGCCGTGCGCCCGGGGCAGGATGCCGATTTCAGCGCTCAAAGCGCGGATTTCGGTGGTCGTCCGTCCGTCCGGTCGCTTGCCCTCTTCAAGGATCAGCGCGCGAACCTGGGATTTGACCAGTTTCTCGACCGCCTCGCCCAGTTCCTTGGCGCGGCCTTCGAACTCCGGTTTCACCATGAGTTCCGCGACGATCTCCTTCTTCATTTCGGAGATCGCGTTTTCGCGCGTGGCCTTGTCCGGATCCTGGATGCTTTTGCGAACCTGAGCTGCGTATGTCTTGACGGCGGTGACCACA
This genomic window contains:
- a CDS encoding polyribonucleotide nucleotidyltransferase, whose protein sequence is MIEKVECQLNGTTLSLETGKVAKQANGAVMARFGDTMILCTAAMSDSPREGVDFFPLTCDLEERFYAAGKIPGSFHRREGRPGERAILTCRLMDRPIRPLFPKGFRNDVQVIGTVMSVDGENWADVIAITGASAALTISDIPFQGPIGAVRVGRLNGEFIANPTLEQLAESDLDLIVCGTAESVLMIEAGAEEVTEDDMAAAILWGHEQVKPLCAMQEELRKKIGKTKIVPVSMDPAEDVVTAVKTYAAQVRKSIQDPDKATRENAISEMKKEIVAELMVKPEFEGRAKELGEAVEKLVKSQVRALILEEGKRPDGRTTTEIRALSAEIGILPRAHGSALFSRGQTQVLSVATLGSLGDEQMLDQLMGDQTKRWTHHYNFPPYSVGEARPLRGTGRREVGHGALAERGLKAVLPKFEDFPYVLRVVSDVLESNGSSSMASTCGTSLALMDAGVPIKAHVAGIAMGLMSDGEKFAVLTDIQGMEDFGGDMDFKVAGTRNGITAIQMDTKLGGIPEQVFRDAINQAKVARLQILDVMDAAISVPKTELSMHAPRIFKMQINPEQIGSVIGPGGKVIKKIQADTGAKIDIEQDGTVYISCVDGEGGEAARKAVEGLTKTIEAGETYMGTVVRIMPIGAFVEILPGKDGLVHISELAPVRVNNVEDVVKMGDVIEVKVKEVDSQGRVNLTRKGMAGFEEAGEKAKAAGGGGEPEARRERSGGDRGGRGGDRGGRGGDRGGRPGGDRGPRTPSPDAPEGPVGFRFRPKKGE